In Paraburkholderia phenazinium, the following are encoded in one genomic region:
- a CDS encoding cold-shock protein, translated as METGIVKWFNDAKGFGFITSDSGGDDLFAHFSEIRSEGFKSLKENQRVSFEVKTGPKGKQAANIQPL; from the coding sequence ATGGAAACCGGTATCGTAAAATGGTTCAACGATGCTAAGGGCTTTGGCTTCATCACATCGGACTCCGGCGGTGACGACCTGTTTGCTCACTTCTCGGAAATTCGCAGCGAAGGTTTCAAGTCGCTCAAGGAAAACCAGCGCGTTTCCTTCGAAGTGAAGACCGGCCCGAAGGGCAAGCAGGCGGCAAACATCCAGCCCCTGTAA
- a CDS encoding BMA_0021/BMA_0022 family TOMM bacteriocin: MSELGSRIPTYEQFLEYRAVVIQAIAAAWHDPAFLEYLKDSPRQALFDRFGYKYPFSLDLKVRTGSAAWTPARTGGWTTQQNDTLQLVLPPAPAQQEQRAAALAAYNTEHIHILD, encoded by the coding sequence ATGAGTGAGCTAGGCAGCAGGATTCCAACCTACGAGCAGTTCCTTGAATACCGCGCCGTCGTCATCCAGGCGATTGCCGCCGCGTGGCACGACCCGGCCTTCCTCGAGTACCTGAAAGACAGCCCCAGGCAGGCACTGTTCGATCGCTTCGGGTACAAGTATCCGTTCAGCCTCGACCTCAAGGTGCGTACCGGCAGCGCCGCGTGGACGCCGGCGAGAACGGGTGGCTGGACGACACAACAGAACGACACGCTCCAGTTGGTCCTGCCTCCGGCACCCGCGCAGCAAGAGCAGCGTGCCGCGGCACTCGCGGCCTACAACACGGAACACATCCACATCCTCGATTGA
- a CDS encoding phage protein NinX family protein, whose protein sequence is MNVADLAGAALDYWVARSLHDFVREIHFTDSGETVSIRGEDRGRPWDGRFTPSTSWEAAAVVLERAQRLEVREHGSRQQAYCIADFEGGHRTAEGRGETLRIALLRAFVASRFGDAVDDVLQQSQALAGLSAALIGEETRDLSVEDIPVPDGQIGDIQSAPR, encoded by the coding sequence ATGAACGTAGCTGACCTGGCCGGCGCGGCGCTCGATTATTGGGTGGCTCGCAGCCTGCACGACTTCGTGCGCGAAATTCACTTTACCGACAGCGGAGAGACCGTCTCGATTCGAGGCGAGGATCGCGGACGTCCGTGGGATGGACGCTTCACGCCGTCCACGTCGTGGGAGGCGGCGGCGGTCGTGCTGGAGCGCGCACAGCGGCTGGAGGTGCGCGAGCACGGGAGCCGTCAGCAGGCGTACTGCATCGCGGACTTCGAAGGCGGTCACAGGACGGCAGAGGGGCGCGGCGAGACGCTGCGTATCGCGCTACTGCGCGCATTTGTGGCGAGCCGTTTCGGCGACGCTGTGGATGACGTGCTGCAGCAGTCTCAGGCGCTCGCAGGCCTGAGTGCGGCGCTTATCGGCGAAGAAACCCGGGATCTCTCTGTCGAAGACATACCGGTGCCCGATGGGCAGATCGGCGACATTCAGTCTGCACCCCGGTAA
- a CDS encoding chorismate mutase gives MNRLYRSGVLGALAWCAALALTPTPAHADSDDTALTNLISLVSQRLALAEPVARWKWANHQDITDTPREAALLADVAKRAAAAQVDPAFARAFFQDQIDASKEVQNALFATWRSTRPPEGAPPDLATSTRPQLDQLTQSMIAGLARVQTLRAAADCPSRVAQGIANWKTLTRYDSARSGALTHALGHVCETGGVGATG, from the coding sequence ATGAACCGTTTGTATCGTAGTGGCGTGCTGGGCGCGCTTGCGTGGTGTGCCGCATTGGCTCTCACGCCGACACCCGCTCACGCAGACAGCGACGACACCGCCCTGACCAACCTGATCTCGCTCGTCTCGCAACGGCTCGCGCTGGCCGAGCCGGTCGCGCGCTGGAAATGGGCCAACCATCAGGACATCACCGACACGCCGCGTGAAGCCGCCTTGCTCGCCGACGTCGCCAAACGCGCCGCGGCCGCGCAGGTCGATCCGGCGTTCGCCCGTGCCTTCTTCCAGGACCAGATCGACGCCAGCAAGGAAGTGCAAAACGCCCTGTTCGCCACCTGGCGCAGCACCCGGCCGCCCGAAGGCGCGCCGCCCGACCTCGCCACCAGCACCCGGCCGCAGCTCGATCAGCTCACCCAATCGATGATCGCCGGGCTCGCGCGCGTGCAAACGCTGCGCGCGGCGGCGGACTGTCCGTCGCGCGTCGCGCAGGGGATTGCAAACTGGAAGACGTTGACGCGCTATGACTCCGCGCGCTCCGGTGCCCTCACCCATGCGCTCGGTCACGTGTGCGAAACGGGCGGAGTCGGCGCGACCGGCTAG
- a CDS encoding LysR family transcriptional regulator has protein sequence MDPAQLPALMAFAAVARHGSFTRAAGESGVSASALSQSVRTLETQLKVRLFNRTTRRVALTEAGMQFLERVRPALAALESAFDALDETRDHPAGTLRINLARVASELLVAPHLGEFARLYPHISLEMSLDDGLADLVGEGFDAGIRLGERLAQDMVAIPLGGEIRIVVAGSPAYFERYPQPQTPDDLSAHDCLRYRFSTSGGIYRWEFAAQGDPSRVFEADTHGSFVTNDLRTMVRAAEQGVGLLHVMEDFVREQLADGRLVPVLDAWCPRFAGFYLYTASRAQMPLKLRVLIDFLQGKLNRPAAPIR, from the coding sequence ATGGATCCCGCTCAATTACCGGCATTGATGGCATTTGCCGCCGTAGCGCGGCACGGCAGCTTCACGCGTGCGGCGGGCGAGTCGGGCGTCTCGGCGTCGGCGTTGTCCCAGTCGGTGCGCACGCTGGAAACGCAGCTCAAGGTGCGCCTGTTCAACCGGACCACCCGCCGCGTCGCCCTCACCGAGGCGGGCATGCAGTTTCTGGAGCGCGTGCGGCCCGCGCTCGCGGCCCTCGAGTCCGCGTTCGACGCGCTCGACGAAACCCGCGATCATCCGGCCGGCACCTTGCGCATCAACCTCGCGCGCGTGGCGAGCGAACTGCTGGTCGCGCCGCATCTGGGCGAGTTCGCTCGCCTGTATCCGCATATCAGCCTGGAGATGTCGCTCGACGACGGTCTCGCGGACCTGGTCGGCGAAGGCTTCGATGCCGGGATCCGGCTGGGCGAGCGGCTCGCGCAGGACATGGTGGCGATTCCTCTGGGCGGCGAGATCCGCATTGTGGTGGCCGGCTCGCCGGCTTATTTCGAGCGCTATCCCCAGCCGCAGACGCCCGACGATCTGTCCGCGCACGATTGTTTGCGCTACCGCTTCTCGACCAGCGGCGGGATTTACCGCTGGGAGTTTGCGGCGCAGGGCGATCCGTCGCGGGTGTTCGAGGCGGACACGCACGGCAGCTTCGTGACCAACGATTTGCGCACCATGGTGCGCGCCGCGGAGCAGGGTGTCGGATTGCTGCACGTGATGGAAGACTTTGTGCGGGAGCAGCTTGCCGATGGCCGGCTCGTGCCGGTACTCGACGCGTGGTGCCCGAGATTCGCCGGCTTTTATCTGTACACCGCGAGCCGTGCGCAGATGCCGCTCAAGCTGCGCGTGCTGATCGACTTCCTGCAGGGCAAGCTGAACCGGCCTGCGGCGCCAATCCGATGA
- the greB gene encoding transcription elongation factor GreB, which yields MNKAFVKESSEENDDDLDVAQPAIPAGAKNYITPAGYRRLRDELLHLIDEERPEVVKLVSWAASNGDRSENGDYIYGKRRLREIDRRIRFLTKRLDLAEIVDSSKQENVDQVFFGATVDYETQDGETHTVTIVGVDEVDLDHGRVSWISPVARALVKARIGDQVTLHTPAGPEPIDVVDVHYPPPDTGG from the coding sequence ATGAACAAGGCCTTTGTCAAAGAGTCGAGTGAAGAAAATGACGACGACCTCGACGTCGCGCAACCTGCGATTCCCGCAGGTGCGAAGAACTACATTACGCCTGCCGGCTACCGCCGGCTGCGCGATGAATTGCTGCATCTGATCGACGAGGAGCGCCCGGAGGTCGTGAAGCTGGTGTCGTGGGCGGCCTCGAACGGCGACCGTTCGGAAAACGGCGATTACATCTACGGAAAGCGGCGTCTGCGCGAAATCGACCGGCGCATCCGCTTCCTGACCAAACGCCTCGATCTCGCGGAGATCGTGGACAGCAGCAAGCAGGAAAACGTCGATCAGGTGTTCTTCGGCGCTACCGTCGACTACGAGACACAGGACGGCGAGACGCACACGGTGACGATTGTCGGCGTCGACGAGGTCGACCTGGACCACGGCCGGGTGAGCTGGATCTCGCCCGTTGCACGGGCGCTGGTGAAGGCGAGGATCGGCGACCAGGTGACGCTGCATACGCCGGCGGGCCCTGAACCGATCGATGTGGTCGACGTCCATTATCCGCCGCCGGATACGGGCGGCTGA
- a CDS encoding porin codes for MKKTLMVAALTGVFATAAHAQSSVTLYGLIDAGITYTNNQGGHSNWQETSGSVNGSRWGLRGSEDLGGGLKAIFTLENGFNIANGNLGQNSREFGRQAFVGLASDQFGAVTLGRQYDSAVDYLGPLALTGTQYGGTQFAHPFDNDNLDNSFRVNNSIKFQSANYSGFKFGGLYGFSNDAGEFSNNRAYSVGASYNYGGLNVAAAYLQLNNSVGALGASTNSSGAVSGDNTLLAGRQRTFGAGLNYTFGPATAGFVYTQTNLNNFAGISSGASGIATTGVQFANVTSGHFQNFELNGRYQITPAISVAGAYTYTQSSIEGTNPKWNQFSLQTAYALSKRTDVYLQGEYQHVSQDGSGLKADINSLAASGNNNQVAVTAGLRHRF; via the coding sequence ATGAAAAAGACACTCATGGTCGCGGCCCTGACGGGCGTTTTTGCTACTGCAGCGCACGCACAAAGCAGCGTCACGCTGTACGGCCTGATCGATGCCGGCATCACCTACACGAACAACCAAGGCGGTCACTCGAACTGGCAAGAAACGAGCGGCTCGGTCAACGGTAGCCGTTGGGGCCTGCGTGGTTCGGAAGACCTCGGTGGCGGTCTGAAGGCAATCTTCACGTTGGAAAACGGCTTCAACATCGCTAACGGCAACCTCGGCCAAAACAGCCGTGAATTCGGCCGTCAAGCGTTCGTCGGTCTGGCAAGCGACCAATTCGGCGCAGTGACCCTCGGTCGCCAGTACGACAGCGCTGTTGACTACCTGGGCCCGTTGGCACTGACCGGCACGCAATACGGCGGCACGCAGTTCGCTCACCCGTTCGACAACGACAACCTGGACAACTCGTTCCGCGTTAACAACTCGATCAAGTTCCAGAGCGCAAACTACAGCGGCTTCAAGTTTGGCGGCCTGTATGGCTTCTCGAACGACGCAGGCGAGTTCTCGAACAACCGCGCATACAGCGTGGGCGCGTCGTACAACTACGGTGGCCTGAACGTTGCAGCTGCATACCTGCAACTGAACAACAGCGTCGGCGCACTGGGCGCGAGCACGAACTCGAGCGGCGCGGTCAGCGGCGACAACACGCTGCTGGCTGGTCGTCAGCGCACGTTCGGTGCTGGCCTGAACTACACGTTCGGCCCGGCAACGGCAGGCTTCGTGTACACGCAAACGAACCTCAACAACTTCGCTGGCATCAGCTCGGGCGCTTCGGGCATTGCTACGACGGGTGTGCAGTTCGCAAACGTAACGAGCGGTCACTTCCAGAACTTCGAACTGAACGGCCGTTACCAGATCACGCCGGCTATCAGCGTTGCTGGTGCGTACACGTACACGCAATCGAGCATCGAAGGCACGAACCCGAAGTGGAACCAGTTCAGCCTGCAAACCGCGTACGCGCTGTCGAAGCGTACGGACGTGTACCTGCAAGGCGAATACCAACACGTCAGCCAGGACGGCTCGGGCCTGAAGGCAGACATCAACAGCCTGGCAGCTTCGGGCAACAACAACCAAGTCGCTGTGACGGCTGGCCTGCGCCACCGCTTCTAA
- a CDS encoding MFS transporter: MRIPSFDRKIAVPLFVLSVTQIIGWGTVGLPAIVGRQMAVDLRMDLSSVFAGGSVFYVVMGLWAPLLARAFARLGARRLMMGGTVLAALGFLVLASSRGPLMYFAAWVTLGTAGSATLSTAAYIMLNELAGAKAKRAIGGLMLLTGLSSSFFWPLASLLSNALSWQGTCAVYAGMMMLVSLPLYVFGLPAKTPGAPQRARSLPAAAAQVPARRSTFYFIAAAIALNAFVTFGFSAIFIELLKAVGLPAVQAVAFGSALGVIQVGARAVDFLGGGKWDGVSTGIFAGIALPVAMVLLIVGHGSHSAVVVFVVVYGLGSGALAVARATIPLVFYDQAEYALAASRIALPLNVISAAAPPLFIALLIRLGSDALLEVAILCSGTALLLLLLLTRRRPALDGAAPAA, encoded by the coding sequence ATGCGTATTCCTTCATTCGACAGAAAGATCGCCGTCCCGCTCTTCGTCTTGTCCGTCACGCAGATCATCGGCTGGGGCACCGTCGGCTTGCCGGCGATCGTGGGAAGGCAGATGGCCGTCGATCTCCGGATGGATCTTTCGTCGGTGTTCGCCGGCGGCTCCGTGTTCTATGTCGTGATGGGACTGTGGGCGCCGCTTCTGGCCCGCGCGTTCGCCCGATTGGGCGCACGGCGCCTGATGATGGGCGGCACGGTCCTGGCGGCCCTGGGGTTCCTGGTGCTTGCGTCGTCTCGTGGACCGCTCATGTATTTCGCGGCCTGGGTAACACTGGGAACCGCGGGGAGCGCCACGCTCTCGACGGCCGCCTACATCATGCTCAACGAACTGGCCGGAGCGAAGGCGAAACGCGCGATCGGCGGCCTGATGTTGCTCACCGGGCTATCGAGCAGTTTCTTTTGGCCACTGGCATCGCTGCTGTCGAACGCGTTGAGCTGGCAGGGAACCTGCGCGGTCTATGCCGGCATGATGATGCTCGTATCCCTTCCGCTCTACGTGTTCGGACTTCCGGCGAAGACGCCGGGCGCACCTCAACGCGCGCGCAGTCTCCCCGCCGCAGCGGCCCAGGTGCCGGCGCGCCGCAGCACGTTCTACTTCATCGCGGCAGCAATCGCCTTGAATGCGTTCGTCACGTTTGGGTTTAGCGCGATCTTTATCGAATTGCTCAAGGCAGTCGGACTGCCCGCGGTGCAGGCCGTCGCCTTCGGTTCGGCGCTCGGCGTGATTCAGGTCGGCGCGCGAGCGGTGGATTTCCTCGGCGGCGGCAAATGGGATGGCGTTTCCACCGGCATCTTTGCGGGCATTGCGCTTCCTGTGGCGATGGTGCTGCTGATCGTGGGTCACGGGTCGCATTCGGCGGTCGTGGTGTTCGTCGTGGTCTATGGGTTGGGGAGCGGCGCACTTGCCGTTGCGCGCGCAACCATACCGCTGGTGTTCTATGACCAGGCCGAGTACGCGTTGGCTGCGTCGCGCATCGCGCTCCCTCTGAACGTGATTTCAGCCGCTGCGCCGCCGCTGTTTATCGCGCTGTTGATCCGGTTAGGCAGCGACGCCTTGCTGGAGGTTGCGATCTTGTGTTCCGGTACGGCGCTGCTTCTGCTGTTGCTGCTTACGCGCCGTAGACCCGCGCTGGATGGCGCCGCGCCGGCCGCCTGA
- a CDS encoding exonuclease domain-containing protein, which translates to MSEQFLQNPAIDMPIAFVDLETTGGSTGEHRITEVGVVEVGPEGVSRWSTLVDPQQAIPPFIQQLTGITDAMVRGAPTFDAVAPGLFERLDGKLFIAHNASFDRGFLRSEFRRAGFAFNPDVLCTVRLSRALFPAEKRHGLDALVERHALVPSDRHRALADADLLWQFWQRLHGLVPLEVLQAQIERTLRRYRLAGEITEDLLDTAPAGCGIYAFFGEEDVPLYVGRSVRVRQRLRSHLTGERRSSKDLRLAQQVRRVEWLATGGELGAMLAEAQWIATLRPGQNRLPRGAKSDPVDAPWPFDGPIVFEERDAELQARAFHVVDRWRYVGHAPTLAEAASLHATSVTGTGTFELSTYRILQSHLARGLRVMPLGVSVVAAAASVA; encoded by the coding sequence ATGTCTGAACAGTTTTTGCAGAACCCCGCGATCGATATGCCGATCGCATTTGTCGATCTCGAGACCACAGGCGGTTCGACCGGCGAGCATCGCATCACCGAAGTCGGCGTCGTCGAAGTGGGGCCCGAGGGTGTGTCCCGCTGGAGTACGCTGGTCGACCCGCAACAGGCCATTCCGCCGTTTATCCAGCAATTGACCGGCATCACCGATGCCATGGTGCGCGGCGCCCCCACCTTCGATGCCGTCGCGCCCGGCCTTTTCGAGCGTCTGGACGGCAAGCTGTTTATTGCCCATAACGCAAGTTTCGATCGCGGCTTTCTGCGCAGTGAGTTTCGTCGCGCGGGCTTCGCGTTCAACCCGGATGTGCTGTGCACGGTGCGTCTGTCGCGCGCGCTGTTTCCGGCGGAAAAGCGCCATGGACTCGACGCGCTGGTGGAGCGTCACGCGCTGGTGCCGTCCGACCGCCACCGTGCTCTCGCCGACGCCGATCTGCTGTGGCAGTTCTGGCAGCGTCTGCATGGCCTCGTCCCGCTCGAGGTGCTGCAGGCGCAGATCGAGCGCACGCTTAGGCGTTACCGGCTGGCCGGCGAGATCACGGAAGACCTGCTCGACACGGCGCCCGCCGGCTGCGGCATCTATGCGTTCTTCGGGGAGGAGGATGTGCCGCTTTACGTCGGCCGTAGTGTGCGGGTCCGGCAGCGTCTGCGCTCGCACCTGACCGGCGAGCGCCGTTCGTCGAAAGACCTGCGGCTCGCGCAACAGGTGCGGCGTGTCGAATGGCTCGCAACCGGCGGCGAACTGGGCGCCATGCTGGCGGAAGCGCAATGGATCGCGACGCTGCGCCCGGGGCAAAACCGTTTGCCGCGGGGGGCGAAGAGCGACCCTGTCGATGCCCCCTGGCCGTTCGACGGTCCCATTGTCTTCGAAGAGCGCGACGCGGAATTGCAGGCGCGCGCCTTTCACGTGGTGGACCGTTGGCGTTACGTCGGGCATGCCCCGACGCTTGCCGAGGCGGCGAGCTTGCATGCAACGAGCGTCACCGGGACCGGTACCTTCGAACTCTCTACCTACCGGATTCTGCAAAGCCATCTGGCGCGTGGCTTACGGGTCATGCCGCTGGGCGTTTCCGTCGTCGCGGCCGCGGCGAGCGTCGCCTAA
- a CDS encoding BMA_0021/BMA_0022 family TOMM bacteriocin: MALNNAVPSFESMLEFQEVYLRAIALSWEDAEFKGALLKNPLEALGRYFHYTCPWLIDLKVVEAPEGAGWDAGKQSWSLPNNVMSFGVPVRPSAGSEEAIALAAYNDAGPAYLFTCC; encoded by the coding sequence ATGGCGCTCAACAATGCTGTTCCGTCGTTCGAGTCGATGCTCGAGTTTCAGGAAGTCTATCTGCGCGCAATTGCGCTCTCGTGGGAGGACGCTGAATTCAAGGGCGCGCTGCTGAAAAACCCTCTCGAAGCACTGGGCCGCTACTTTCACTACACCTGCCCTTGGCTGATCGACCTCAAGGTGGTCGAAGCACCGGAAGGCGCTGGGTGGGACGCAGGAAAACAAAGCTGGTCGCTGCCGAACAATGTCATGAGCTTCGGCGTGCCGGTGCGCCCTTCGGCGGGTAGCGAAGAAGCGATTGCGCTGGCCGCCTACAACGATGCAGGCCCGGCCTATCTGTTCACCTGCTGCTGA
- a CDS encoding TetR/AcrR family transcriptional regulator, with protein MKKGETARAAAPDTRERILRTASELFYREGTRAVGVDLIVERAGVAKTSLYRHFGTKDDLIEAFLLLEDEDFWRHWDGVAAQHKGAPREELDAQLQWIGERIARPGYRGCPQINIAAEYADDSHPARKVAVAHKQELRRRLAELGRALRVDEPETFALRLGTIIDGALSSGRALHAEGPVRFLQELAQLLIPKKTRK; from the coding sequence ATGAAGAAGGGAGAAACAGCGCGCGCAGCCGCACCGGATACGCGCGAGCGCATCCTGCGGACCGCCAGCGAACTTTTCTATCGCGAGGGCACGCGTGCAGTGGGCGTCGACCTGATCGTGGAGCGGGCGGGTGTCGCCAAGACCAGCCTGTATCGTCATTTCGGCACGAAAGACGATCTGATCGAAGCCTTCCTGCTCCTCGAGGACGAAGACTTCTGGCGGCACTGGGATGGCGTCGCCGCACAGCACAAGGGCGCGCCGCGCGAGGAACTGGACGCGCAACTTCAATGGATCGGCGAACGTATCGCACGGCCGGGTTATCGCGGTTGCCCGCAGATCAACATCGCCGCGGAATATGCGGACGACAGCCACCCGGCCCGCAAGGTCGCGGTAGCGCACAAGCAGGAACTGCGGCGGCGGCTCGCGGAGTTGGGGCGAGCCTTGCGCGTCGATGAGCCGGAGACGTTTGCCTTACGGCTGGGAACCATCATCGACGGCGCACTCAGCAGCGGTCGCGCACTGCACGCAGAGGGCCCCGTACGGTTCCTGCAGGAACTGGCGCAACTCCTGATTCCGAAAAAGACCCGCAAGTGA
- a CDS encoding aldo/keto reductase yields MTMNHYTLLGRSGLRVSPISLGTMTFGTEWGWGAQEQSAQRLFDLYVDAGGNFIDTADLYTEGTSETWLGKFVAARGLRDRLVIATKYGYNAGSGNPNAGGNHRKNLLRALEGSLKRLGTDYIDLYYLHTWDRVTPVDEVMRAMDDAVRAGKIRYVGLSDTPAWFAGRAQTLADWRGFEPVAAMQLEYSMIERNAENEFADLAASLGMGLVPWSPLGMGVLSGKYRPSQDGASRGVSGDGRLASLAGSPPPGFDKLTERNFRIVAELEAVAREAGRPMAQVALNWLHQKRGVSSIIVGATKPEQLQESLGSLEFTLEPALIARLDAVSEPSRPFPYYMFADGHQARIHGQVEVTDKPAAFDRPVRVPAPRPAAS; encoded by the coding sequence ATGACCATGAATCACTACACCCTGCTCGGCCGTTCCGGCCTGCGCGTCAGCCCTATCTCGCTCGGCACGATGACCTTCGGCACCGAGTGGGGCTGGGGCGCGCAGGAGCAGTCGGCGCAGCGCCTGTTCGATCTCTATGTGGATGCGGGCGGCAACTTCATCGACACCGCCGACCTCTACACCGAAGGCACCAGCGAAACATGGCTGGGCAAGTTCGTCGCGGCGCGCGGCCTGCGGGACCGCCTGGTGATCGCGACCAAATACGGCTACAACGCCGGGAGCGGGAATCCGAATGCCGGCGGCAACCATCGCAAGAATCTGCTGCGCGCGCTGGAGGGCTCGCTCAAACGCCTCGGCACCGACTACATCGACCTGTACTACCTGCACACGTGGGATCGCGTCACGCCCGTCGACGAAGTCATGCGCGCGATGGACGACGCAGTGCGGGCGGGCAAGATCCGCTACGTCGGCCTGTCGGATACGCCCGCGTGGTTCGCCGGACGCGCCCAGACGCTCGCCGACTGGCGCGGCTTCGAGCCGGTGGCGGCCATGCAGCTCGAATACTCGATGATCGAGCGCAATGCCGAGAATGAGTTTGCCGACCTCGCCGCCAGTCTCGGCATGGGGCTCGTGCCGTGGAGTCCGCTCGGGATGGGCGTGCTGTCGGGCAAGTATCGTCCGTCGCAGGACGGCGCGAGCCGCGGCGTATCGGGTGACGGCCGGCTGGCAAGCCTCGCGGGCAGTCCCCCGCCCGGCTTCGACAAACTGACCGAGCGCAACTTCCGCATCGTCGCCGAACTGGAGGCCGTTGCACGCGAAGCGGGCCGGCCAATGGCGCAGGTTGCGCTGAACTGGCTGCACCAGAAGCGCGGCGTGTCGAGCATCATCGTCGGCGCCACCAAACCGGAGCAATTGCAGGAATCGCTCGGGTCACTGGAGTTCACGCTCGAGCCGGCGTTGATCGCACGACTCGATGCGGTGTCGGAGCCCTCCCGGCCGTTTCCGTATTACATGTTCGCCGACGGTCATCAGGCGCGCATCCACGGTCAGGTCGAGGTGACCGACAAGCCCGCGGCATTCGACCGGCCGGTACGCGTGCCCGCTCCGCGACCTGCTGCTTCCTGA
- a CDS encoding saccharopine dehydrogenase family protein, whose amino-acid sequence MNDRITVAVYGATGHTGKFVVAELERRGIGVVRIGRDAARLREGGAGDSAPWRVAVIDDPRQLDAAIHGTDAVINCAGPFLDTALPIVDAALRAGIPYLDVMAEQAALQELIEQRDTNARAAGVRLIPAAAFYGGLADLLVTAIADEDKPLDRVDIAIGLDSWHPTPGTRLTGARNRATRLIQQAGRLAPVPQPAPEGVWSFPSPLGSMDVVMLPFTEVLTVSRHLRIDTLESWLALSALRDIRDPNTPTPHPQDEQGRSAQQFIVDVVIEQSGTTRRATAIGRDIYAVSAPIVVEATERLLQGKVAAGGGVSSLGDLFDARDFLAALETVTVSYDASSRLPFSRRVEPGPAR is encoded by the coding sequence ATGAACGATCGAATTACGGTTGCGGTTTACGGGGCCACGGGTCACACGGGCAAGTTTGTTGTGGCGGAGCTGGAGCGGCGTGGCATTGGCGTGGTCCGGATAGGGCGCGATGCGGCGCGCCTGCGGGAAGGCGGCGCTGGCGATTCGGCTCCATGGCGCGTCGCAGTCATCGACGACCCCAGGCAACTCGACGCGGCGATTCATGGTACGGACGCCGTCATCAACTGCGCCGGACCTTTCCTCGATACCGCGTTGCCGATCGTCGATGCCGCGTTGCGCGCGGGGATTCCTTATCTCGACGTGATGGCGGAACAGGCTGCGCTGCAGGAACTGATCGAGCAACGCGACACGAACGCGCGCGCGGCCGGGGTGAGGCTCATCCCCGCAGCGGCGTTCTATGGTGGACTCGCCGATCTGCTCGTCACGGCAATCGCAGACGAAGACAAGCCGCTCGACAGGGTCGACATCGCGATCGGCCTCGACAGTTGGCATCCCACCCCCGGCACGCGTCTGACCGGCGCCCGCAATCGCGCGACGCGGCTCATCCAGCAGGCGGGGCGACTCGCGCCTGTTCCGCAGCCTGCGCCGGAAGGCGTGTGGTCGTTCCCGTCGCCGCTCGGCAGCATGGACGTCGTGATGCTGCCTTTTACCGAAGTGCTCACCGTTTCGCGTCATTTGCGCATTGACACGCTCGAGTCCTGGCTTGCGCTCTCGGCCCTGCGCGACATTCGCGATCCCAACACACCGACGCCCCATCCTCAGGACGAGCAGGGTCGCTCGGCTCAGCAATTTATCGTGGACGTTGTGATCGAACAAAGCGGAACGACGCGCCGTGCCACGGCAATTGGTCGCGATATCTATGCGGTCAGCGCACCGATCGTGGTGGAGGCGACTGAGCGTCTGCTGCAGGGCAAGGTTGCAGCGGGCGGCGGCGTCTCGAGTCTTGGCGACCTGTTCGATGCGCGGGACTTTCTTGCCGCGCTCGAGACGGTGACGGTGTCCTACGACGCTTCGTCGAGGCTGCCGTTCAGCAGGAGAGTCGAGCCCGGGCCGGCACGATGA